Within the Halobaculum limi genome, the region GCGTACGTCCACCCGGACCTCGCGGACGACGCCGTCGACACCGTCGCAGAGACGCTCGACGTGCCGGTGAAACGCGGAACGCTCGGCGGCGTCAACACCGTCGGCACCGCCGCCGTCGCCAACAACACCGGCGTCCTCTGTCACCCGCACAGCGAGGAACCGGAACTGGAAGCGCTGGAAGAACACCTGAACGTGTACGCCGACCTCGGCACCGTCAACTACGGCGCGCCGCTGGTCGGGTCGGGACTGCTTGCTAACGACGAGGGCTACGCCGTCGGCGAGGAGACGACCGGGCCGGAACTCGGTCGGATCGACGATACGCTCGGCTTCATTGAGTAGCGCGAGACCGAGCGAAGCGAGGTCTCGACAGGCCGGCGGAACGGTCTTCGTGCCGTTCCGCCCACGGAAAGCGCGTCGCCGAACGGAGTGAGGGGACGAAAGAAGCGTCCCCGTACAGAGTGAGCCGACAGCGCCCGTGGGATACCCGAGTCGGAAGGTACTTCCCGCTCGCGGGCGCTTTTTCGCCCACATGAGCCAGTTCACTGTTAGCGGCCAGTTCAAGACCCGTGACGGGATGCAGACGTTCACGCGGTCGATCGACGCCGTGAACGAAAACGTCGCGCGCGAACACATCTTCTCGAAGTTCGGTGCCGAGCACAACCTGAACCGCACCCAGATCGAGATCAGCGAGGTGGTGGCAGAATGAGTCTCGGTGGCGGCGGTCAGGGTCAGCAGCAGCTCCAGCAGATCTCTCAGGAGATTCAGGCCATCGAGGGCGAGATCGAAGAACTCGAAGGCGACGTCGACGACCTCCGACAGGAGCAGCGTGATATCGACGAGGCCATCGAGGCCATCGGCCACCTCGACGACGGCTCGACGGTGCAGGTGCCGCTGGGTGGCGGCGCGCACGTCCGCGCGGAGATTCTCGATATGGACGAGATCATCGTGAGCCTCGGTGCCGACTACGCCGCAGAGCAGGAGGAAGACGACGCCGTCGAGACGCTCGAACGCCGCAAGGAGGCGCTCGACGAGCAGGTCGAACAGGTCAACGAGGAGAAGCAGGACCTGGAAGCAGAGCGCGAGCAGCTCGAAGCGCAGGCCCAGCAGATGCAACAGCAGATGCAGCAGCAGCAGATGCAGCAGATGCAGCAGATGGCCGACGAGGCCGACGACGGGGACGAGTAAGGAATGTTCGACGGCCTGAAGGACAAGCTCTCCTCGTTCCGGAAGGACGCCGCCGAGGAAGTCGAGGAGAAAGCCGAGGAAGCTGAGGCCGAGGCAGAAGCCGAAGCCGACGCTGAAGCCGATGCGTCCGCAGAACCCGAAGCAGAACCGGCCGCCGAGGCCGCGACGGCCGACCCCGAGGACGCCGCTGCCGACGTCGACACTGATGTCGACGAGACGGAGGCAGACCCGACACCGGATCTGACCGACGACGACGGCTCCTCGTCAGGCCCGGGACGGTTCAAGCGAGCGGCGGCGTTCGCCACCGGGAAGGTCATCATCGAGGAGGAAGACCTCGAACAACCCCTTCAGGACCTCGAACTCGCGTTGCTCTCCAGTGACGTGGAGATGAGCGTCGCCGACCGCATCCTCGACGCCGTCCGCGAGAAGATGGTCGGCGAGACGCGCGCGCAGGTGGAGACGACGAACCAACTCGTCACCGACGCGTTGCACGACGCACTGGTCGAAGTCATCAGCGTCGGGCAGTTCGACTTCGAACAGCGCATCGCGGAGGCGGACAAGCCCGTGACCGTCGTGTTCACCGGTGTCAACGGTGTCGGCAAGACCACCAGCATCGCGAAACTCTCGCGGTGGCTCGAAGAACGCGGCTACTCCACCGTCCTCGCGAACGGCGACACCTACCGCGCCGGCGCGAACGAGCAGATCCGCGAGCACGCGGAGGCGCTCGACCGGAAACTCATCGCCCACGAACAGGGTGGCGACCCTGCCGCCGTCATCTACGACGGCGTCGAGTACGCCGAGGCCAACGACATCGACGTCGTCCTCGGCGACACGGCCGGTCGCCTGCACACCAGCAACGACCTGATGGCGCAGTTGGAGAAGATCGACCGCGTCGTCGACCCCGACCTCACGCTG harbors:
- the rpl18a gene encoding 50S ribosomal protein L18Ae, which encodes MSQFTVSGQFKTRDGMQTFTRSIDAVNENVAREHIFSKFGAEHNLNRTQIEISEVVAE
- the ftsY gene encoding signal recognition particle-docking protein FtsY — protein: MFDGLKDKLSSFRKDAAEEVEEKAEEAEAEAEAEADAEADASAEPEAEPAAEAATADPEDAAADVDTDVDETEADPTPDLTDDDGSSSGPGRFKRAAAFATGKVIIEEEDLEQPLQDLELALLSSDVEMSVADRILDAVREKMVGETRAQVETTNQLVTDALHDALVEVISVGQFDFEQRIAEADKPVTVVFTGVNGVGKTTSIAKLSRWLEERGYSTVLANGDTYRAGANEQIREHAEALDRKLIAHEQGGDPAAVIYDGVEYAEANDIDVVLGDTAGRLHTSNDLMAQLEKIDRVVDPDLTLFVDEAVAGQDAVRRAQEFNDAAAIDGSILTKADADSSGGAAISIAYVTGKPILFLGVGQGYDDIQLFDPEELVDSLLGDDE
- the pfdA gene encoding prefoldin subunit alpha codes for the protein MSLGGGGQGQQQLQQISQEIQAIEGEIEELEGDVDDLRQEQRDIDEAIEAIGHLDDGSTVQVPLGGGAHVRAEILDMDEIIVSLGADYAAEQEEDDAVETLERRKEALDEQVEQVNEEKQDLEAEREQLEAQAQQMQQQMQQQQMQQMQQMADEADDGDE
- a CDS encoding translation initiation factor IF-6, which codes for MLRVSFAGSSYVGVYAHAASDCLIVRPDVDDDLADKLTDEFGVEVLRTTVGGSGTVGALTAGNENGTLVSGQATDRELDALAEATGDPVARLPGKLNAAGNVVLANDYGAYVHPDLADDAVDTVAETLDVPVKRGTLGGVNTVGTAAVANNTGVLCHPHSEEPELEALEEHLNVYADLGTVNYGAPLVGSGLLANDEGYAVGEETTGPELGRIDDTLGFIE